The Sebaldella sp. S0638 region ATATAGAGAAATGTACAAAAGAATGAATGAGGCAAGAGCCTTTGAACAAAAAGTATCATGGTTCTTTTCAAGAGGAATGGTTCACGGAACTACACACCTTTCTATGGGAGAGGAAGCTTCGGGAGTTGCCCCTTGTATGGCACTTGAAGACGGTGATCTGATCACTTCTACTCACAGAGGTCACAGTCAGGTTATTGGTAAGGGAGTAGACCTAAATAAAATGATGGCTGAACTTTTGGGGAAAGCCACAGGATATTGTAAGGGAAAAGGCGGTTCAATGCATATTGCAGATATAGATTCGGGGAATCTCGGAGCTAACGGCGTGGTAGGCGGAGGACATGGTCTTTCTGTAGGAGCTGCATTAACACAGCAAATGAAAAAAACAGGAAAAATCGTACTTTGCTTTTTTGGGGATGGGGCAGCTAATGAAGGTAGTTTTCATGAGGCTTTGAATCTGGCATCGATATGGAAGCTTCCTGTTGTCTTTTATTGCGAGAATAATCTTTACGGTATGTCTATGTCTATGGAAAGACATATGAATATTACAAATATAGCAGACAGAGCATCAAGCTACGGAATACCGGGGCATATAGTAGATGGTAATGATGCTGTTGGGCTTTATGATAAAATGCTTGAGATATTTAAGTATGTCAGAGAAGGGAACGGGCCGGTTCTTGTGGAAAGTAAAACTTACAGATGGCTGGGACATTCTAAGAGTGATGCCAATGTTTACAGAACTAAAGAGGAGATCGAGGACTGGAAGTCAAAGGATCCTATTGAAAGAATGAAGAAGCAGCTTGTAAAAGAGAAGATTTTTAAAGAGGAAGAACTTATTGAAATAGAGGAGACAGCTAAAGCGGATATAGAAAAAGCTGTGGAATTCGCTAATAATTCACCTGATCCTGAATTGGAAACAGCGTTAACAGATGTGTATGCTGACTAAAATTTTAATGTTTTGTCTGACTCAGATGAGTGCATGACAATTATCAAAAGCAAGGCAGAAAATGAGGAGGAAAATAAATGAGAGAGATAACATATGCAGAAGCAATCAGAGAAGCTATGTCGGAAGAAATGAGAAGGGATGAAAATGTATATTTATTAGGAGAAGATGTCGGTATATACGGCGGTGCATTCGGTGTATCTGTAGGCATGATAGATGAATTCGGTGAAGAAAGAGTCAGAGATACTCCAATATCTGAAGCTGTTATTGCCGGCGCTGCTGCCGGTTCCGCTGTTACCGGTATGAGACCAATTGCTGAACTCATGTTTATGGACTTTTCCACTATCGCTATGGATGCCATCGTCAATCAGGCTGCCAAAATGAGATATATGTTCGGAGGAAAAGCTCAGGTGCCATTCGTGTTAAGATGTCCAGCAGGTTCTGGTACAGGTGCCGCTGCACAGCATTCACAAAGTCTGGAAGCATGGTTCTGTCATATTCCCGGACTTAAAGTAGTCGCTCCTTCTACACCTTATGATGTAAAAGGTCTTCTAAAAAGCTCTATCAGAGATAATAATCCTGTTATCTTTGTAGAACAGAAACTTCTCTACAGAACAAAAGGTGAAGTACCTGAGGAAGAATATACTATCCCTTTAGGTGTAGCTGATATAAAAAGAACTGGTAAAGATGTCACTGTAGT contains the following coding sequences:
- a CDS encoding thiamine pyrophosphate-dependent dehydrogenase E1 component subunit alpha — protein: YREMYKRMNEARAFEQKVSWFFSRGMVHGTTHLSMGEEASGVAPCMALEDGDLITSTHRGHSQVIGKGVDLNKMMAELLGKATGYCKGKGGSMHIADIDSGNLGANGVVGGGHGLSVGAALTQQMKKTGKIVLCFFGDGAANEGSFHEALNLASIWKLPVVFYCENNLYGMSMSMERHMNITNIADRASSYGIPGHIVDGNDAVGLYDKMLEIFKYVREGNGPVLVESKTYRWLGHSKSDANVYRTKEEIEDWKSKDPIERMKKQLVKEKIFKEEELIEIEETAKADIEKAVEFANNSPDPELETALTDVYAD
- a CDS encoding alpha-ketoacid dehydrogenase subunit beta yields the protein MREITYAEAIREAMSEEMRRDENVYLLGEDVGIYGGAFGVSVGMIDEFGEERVRDTPISEAVIAGAAAGSAVTGMRPIAELMFMDFSTIAMDAIVNQAAKMRYMFGGKAQVPFVLRCPAGSGTGAAAQHSQSLEAWFCHIPGLKVVAPSTPYDVKGLLKSSIRDNNPVIFVEQKLLYRTKGEVPEEEYTIPLGVADIKRTGKDVTVVTYGRMLPRVLEAAEEAAKDGIDVEVIDPRTLVPLDIETIKNSVIKTGRLIVVNEAVKRGSYAGEIVSEIVESEAFDYLDSEIIRLSGKNTPIPYNPKLEAYVVPSKEDITEAIYKAVNKK